Genomic DNA from Lactuca sativa cultivar Salinas chromosome 8, Lsat_Salinas_v11, whole genome shotgun sequence:
AGGGTATTTCGCATGCAATTCAAGGTGTAATAACTTCATTTGCATTCAAAAACAGTGAATACTATACATTAGGTCCTATTACAAGATGGTTCGTAGTATGCCATGGGCTTTAATGACATCCAATGTTTGTTGTAAACACATGCCATAAATGTGTGTCATAACCttatgacacacatttgcgtgtcatatGTACACTTTATGACACACTGTGTGCTAGTAGTGTTAAAGCATTTAGACGAGAAAAGAAGTTGGTTCCCTAATCAATTTATGGAGCAACCATTAAATTTGATATCAATTCATGGTTGTTATTTTTAAACCTATAATGCATGCAAAAGTATAATTATTGAAAGCGTGTTCTAGATATATGTATTTATGAAATGATTTGCAAATATGGATTCATATAATGATATGTGCTCTTAGAATTTTGCAAATATGGATTCATTAAATTTGATATCAATTCATGGTTGTTATTTTTACACCTATATATGCTTAAATTCTCACGCAACCAGTGACGGATCCAACCCGAAAGTCAAGCGGGGTGCATTGTTGAcagttgattatgtaaattaataataataataataataataataataaaaaatacttAAAAGTAGAATAACATTAAAACATTCAACTAAATGTCATTTTACAATTGAAATCTACGAGGGGACATAGCTAAGAAACGTTTGATAATACTTTCATTGGTCACCTTGGAAAATCCTTCTCTTTCAAGCGCGCAAATTACATAATCATTTAAAAATTCATCCGAAATCCGATTCCGCAAATCTGATTTGACAAGCTTCATCGCCGAAGGCATAAAATGTGGCATAAGGCATAAAATGTGTTACATCGTCTAGGTTCAAATCTCACTTTTTTTCAACATTGGAATGAGACGTTGTTCTTacttaaaaagaaaaaacaaggAATTTGTTCCTTACCAACAAAGATAACATATATAATCCAATACTAACGTGAATAAGTAAATAACCAAAGAAGAATGAACCATCGCTTAGAAACAAGTCTCCATGAGTCTAACGAATTCTTCAAAATCAATGACTCCATCACCATTCAAATCGAATCCTTTGATCATATTTCTACATTTCTCCAAGTTTTCGTTTTCCGGTTGTCCAAACTTGCACAACATTCTTTGCAACTCAAACTCGTCGATAAATCCATCTGAATTCTCATCAAACATATCAAAAGCGACCTTCACTTCACCCATACTTGGTTCCTCCTCATCGAACACCGACAAAATGTCAATACTACCCTCTTCACCGCAGCACTGCTGGAAACCTAGTTGGGTCATCACCATGTTTATCTCTCTAAAGGTCACAAACACTTTACTGGTGATCTCTTTTTGATCATGTGATGTGGCTGTAGTCCTTAACTTGTTCCATGAAATGGACACGTGGGTTAATAGAGATTGGATGGAAGCTCGAAGGGGTTTGAACATAACTTCATAAATGTTCATGTCACAGAAAGCTATTCCGAAGCCTAAAAGGATAGaagttgaattttttttcaaatgtgtTACATCCATTTGTACCGAAGGATCAACTTCAGTTGGTCTTTAAGTATTTTGACC
This window encodes:
- the LOC111903195 gene encoding probable calcium-binding protein CML46, whose translation is MDVTHLKKNSTSILLGFGIAFCDMNIYEVMFKPLRASIQSLLTHVSISWNKLRTTATSHDQKEITSKVFVTFREINMVMTQLGFQQCCGEEGSIDILSVFDEEEPSMGEVKVAFDMFDENSDGFIDEFELQRMLCKFGQPENENLEKCRNMIKGFDLNGDGVIDFEEFVRLMETCF